In Streptomyces sp. NBC_00414, a single window of DNA contains:
- a CDS encoding extracellular solute-binding protein codes for MRDRTPHTSPPAPSRRRVLRGTLSLGAVAASAAALGGCDSTLAQGFTGGSPSPSRLNFWNPFTGGDGERLLAMQAAYRSRHRATDLKSATFVWGNPYYTKLTLATLGDRPPQVAISHLSKVPTLAEAGLLTEIQPADLARHGLTEDKFDPRPWKKSQLDGKLYAIPLDTHPFVLYFRTDIAEKAGLLDGKGRLTDVDGPDAFIDALRAAKEVTGEWGGSIASVKDASTQFRLFWSFYRQISGGDLVADQGKKVVIDTEAAAEALAYIRRLTQEKVVPTTTDSPGAITMLTTGKAGFLMDGVWQVLTVQGSKVKFDMRPLPRIFDDAPYACAADSHSLVLPKAPSASAQRLDLSLGFVASLLASSEMWAEGGHIPAWLPTQRSASYKALEPQSHYAAAADGAAYDPAAWYGGAGSSLQIVIGDAVTSVFTGATSPTAGAARMKRELRELADRPSPV; via the coding sequence ATGCGGGACCGCACGCCGCACACCTCCCCGCCCGCTCCGTCCCGGCGCCGCGTGCTGCGCGGCACCCTGTCGCTCGGAGCCGTCGCGGCCTCCGCCGCGGCCCTCGGCGGCTGTGACAGCACCCTCGCTCAGGGATTCACCGGCGGGTCGCCCTCCCCGTCACGGCTGAACTTCTGGAATCCCTTCACCGGTGGTGACGGCGAGCGCCTGCTCGCGATGCAGGCCGCCTACCGGTCCCGGCACCGGGCGACGGACCTGAAGTCGGCGACCTTCGTGTGGGGCAACCCCTACTACACCAAGCTCACGCTGGCGACGCTCGGCGACCGGCCGCCGCAGGTCGCCATCAGCCACCTGTCGAAGGTGCCCACGCTCGCCGAGGCGGGCCTGCTCACCGAGATCCAGCCGGCCGATCTGGCCCGGCACGGACTGACCGAGGACAAGTTCGATCCGCGGCCTTGGAAGAAGTCCCAGCTGGACGGCAAGCTGTACGCCATCCCGCTCGACACCCACCCCTTCGTCCTCTACTTCCGTACCGACATCGCCGAGAAGGCCGGACTGCTCGACGGCAAGGGACGGTTGACGGACGTGGACGGGCCCGACGCGTTCATCGACGCCCTGCGCGCCGCGAAGGAAGTGACCGGCGAGTGGGGCGGTTCGATCGCCTCGGTGAAGGACGCCTCGACGCAGTTCCGGCTCTTCTGGTCCTTCTACCGGCAGATCAGCGGTGGCGATCTCGTCGCCGACCAGGGCAAGAAGGTCGTCATCGACACGGAGGCCGCGGCCGAGGCCCTCGCGTACATCCGCCGCCTCACCCAGGAGAAGGTGGTGCCCACGACCACCGACAGCCCGGGTGCCATCACCATGCTCACCACCGGCAAGGCCGGCTTCCTGATGGACGGTGTCTGGCAGGTCCTCACGGTCCAGGGCTCGAAGGTGAAGTTCGACATGCGGCCCCTGCCGCGGATCTTCGACGACGCGCCCTACGCCTGCGCCGCCGACTCGCACTCCCTGGTCCTGCCCAAGGCACCCTCCGCCTCGGCCCAGCGTCTCGATCTCTCCCTCGGGTTCGTCGCCTCCCTGCTCGCTTCCAGCGAGATGTGGGCGGAGGGCGGACACATCCCCGCCTGGCTGCCGACCCAGCGGTCGGCCTCCTACAAGGCCCTCGAACCGCAGTCGCACTACGCCGCTGCCGCCGACGGGGCCGCCTACGACCCGGCCGCCTGGTACGGCGGCGCGGGCAGCAGCCTGCAGATCGTCATCGGCGACGCCGTGACCTCCGTGTTCACCGGCGCCACCAGCCCCACGGCCGGCGCCGCCCGGATGAAGCGCGAACTGCGCGAACTGGCCGACCGGCCTTCACCGGTGTAG
- the cobM gene encoding precorrin-4 C(11)-methyltransferase, whose product MTVYFIGAGPGAADLITVRGARTLAACHVCLYAGSLVPRELLAECPPDARLIDTAQLNLDEITAETLRAHEEGHDVARLHSGDPSVFSAMAEQMRRLDAAGVPYEVVPGVPAFAAAAAALKRELTVPTVGQTVVLTRVAHSATAMPEGEDLATLGRSGALIVLHLAVRYVDRVVDELLPHYGADCPVAVVAYASRPDELIIRGTLDEIAGKVKESGVLRTAVIMVGRTLGAEQFRDSHLYSTERDRHVC is encoded by the coding sequence ATGACCGTGTACTTCATCGGCGCCGGCCCCGGTGCCGCCGATCTGATCACGGTGCGCGGCGCCCGCACACTCGCCGCCTGCCACGTCTGCCTGTACGCGGGCAGCCTGGTCCCGCGCGAACTGCTGGCCGAATGCCCGCCTGACGCGCGCCTGATCGACACCGCGCAGCTCAACCTGGACGAGATCACCGCCGAGACGCTCCGCGCGCACGAGGAGGGCCACGACGTGGCCCGGCTGCACTCCGGGGACCCGTCGGTGTTCAGCGCGATGGCCGAGCAGATGCGGCGGCTGGACGCGGCCGGGGTGCCCTACGAGGTCGTCCCCGGTGTCCCCGCCTTCGCCGCCGCGGCCGCCGCCCTGAAGCGGGAGCTGACCGTGCCGACCGTCGGCCAGACGGTCGTCCTCACCCGCGTCGCCCACAGCGCCACCGCCATGCCGGAGGGGGAGGACCTGGCCACCCTCGGCCGCAGCGGCGCGCTCATCGTGCTGCACCTCGCCGTCAGGTACGTGGACCGCGTGGTCGACGAGCTGCTTCCGCACTACGGCGCCGACTGCCCCGTGGCGGTCGTCGCCTACGCCTCCCGGCCCGACGAGCTGATCATCCGCGGCACCCTCGACGAGATCGCCGGGAAGGTGAAGGAGTCCGGAGTGCTGCGAACCGCCGTGATCATGGTCGGGCGGACCCTGGGCGCGGAGCAGTTCCGCGACAGCCACCTGTACTCGACCGAGCGGGACCGCCATGTCTGCTGA
- a CDS encoding LacI family DNA-binding transcriptional regulator: MAGARLKDVAERAGVSIKTVSNVVRGEVRVAEQTRERVLRAIAELDYQPNASARHLRTGRSGIIALAVPELVAPYFAELAAEVIAAAKKRGCTVLIEDTGGDPAEELRIACGLSDPLIDGVLLSPLCLDETMLANRERRVPLVLLGEQSYKIPADHVLIDNSAAAREATEHLLQLGRRRIGVIGQPSDRAHATTVQRMHGFLTALHAAGVPHDPRLVPDTGEFTRADGAAAMRVLLALDDPPDAVFCFSDLLASGAVRAAHEHGLRVPRDLAVVGFDDIQETRYSVPSLTTVSPDKREIAELAVDAVLHRITTDAEAPHTRLIAGYELVVRESTRADPPAG; this comes from the coding sequence ATGGCAGGTGCACGCCTCAAGGACGTCGCCGAGCGTGCGGGCGTATCGATCAAGACGGTCTCGAACGTCGTCCGGGGCGAGGTCCGCGTCGCGGAACAGACCCGGGAACGGGTACTGCGCGCCATAGCCGAACTCGACTACCAGCCCAACGCCTCCGCCCGCCATCTGCGCACGGGCCGCAGCGGCATCATCGCGCTGGCCGTGCCCGAACTGGTCGCACCGTACTTCGCGGAACTCGCCGCCGAGGTCATCGCGGCCGCCAAGAAGCGCGGCTGCACGGTCCTCATCGAGGACACCGGCGGAGACCCCGCCGAGGAACTGCGCATCGCCTGCGGACTCAGCGACCCGCTCATCGACGGAGTCCTGCTCAGCCCGCTCTGCCTCGACGAGACGATGCTCGCCAACCGCGAGCGCCGCGTACCGCTCGTCCTCCTGGGCGAGCAGTCGTACAAGATCCCGGCCGACCACGTACTGATCGACAACTCCGCGGCGGCGCGCGAGGCGACCGAGCACCTGCTCCAGCTCGGCCGGCGGCGCATCGGCGTCATCGGCCAGCCCTCGGACCGGGCCCACGCCACGACGGTGCAGCGCATGCACGGCTTCCTGACCGCCCTGCACGCCGCGGGTGTGCCGCACGACCCCCGGCTCGTCCCGGACACCGGGGAGTTCACCCGCGCCGACGGAGCCGCCGCCATGCGGGTCCTGCTCGCTCTGGACGACCCGCCGGACGCGGTCTTCTGCTTCAGCGACCTGCTCGCCTCCGGCGCGGTGCGCGCGGCGCACGAACACGGTCTGCGGGTGCCGCGGGACCTGGCGGTCGTGGGCTTCGACGACATCCAGGAGACCCGCTACAGCGTGCCGTCGCTGACCACGGTGTCACCGGACAAGCGGGAGATCGCCGAACTGGCGGTGGACGCCGTGCTGCACCGGATCACCACCGACGCGGAGGCCCCCCACACGCGACTCATCGCGGGGTACGAACTGGTCGTACGCGAGAGCACGCGGGCGGATCCGCCCGCGGGGTGA
- a CDS encoding class I SAM-dependent methyltransferase — MTTDWEWDDTLFLGSAAYYKRGRLPYAPGLADALAEVLELDGRGRLMDVGCGPGTVALSLAHLFSEIVGVDPDRGMIAEATREAAEREVSGKSRWVRARAEELPAGLGTFTVATFAQSFHWMDRDLVAATVRNMLRPGGALVHVSDVKTDVRTDARTQTRTADGLPHPAPPRTALKELVGRYLGPVRRAGQGVLPHGTPGNEAAVFARAGFTGPQRHVVPGGQSLERTTDDVVAEVFSMSSSAPHLFGTRRDEFEADVRLLLREVSPTGRFSERRPGTELSVWWRDPH; from the coding sequence ATGACCACCGACTGGGAGTGGGACGACACGCTGTTCCTGGGCTCGGCCGCCTACTACAAGCGCGGGAGGCTCCCCTACGCCCCCGGGCTGGCGGACGCGCTCGCCGAAGTCCTGGAACTCGACGGGCGGGGACGCCTCATGGACGTGGGTTGCGGACCCGGCACCGTGGCCCTGAGCCTGGCGCACCTGTTCAGCGAGATCGTCGGCGTGGACCCGGACCGCGGCATGATCGCCGAAGCCACCCGTGAGGCCGCCGAGCGCGAGGTGAGCGGCAAGTCGCGGTGGGTGCGGGCGCGGGCCGAGGAACTGCCCGCCGGTCTCGGAACGTTCACCGTCGCCACCTTCGCCCAGTCCTTCCACTGGATGGACCGCGACCTGGTGGCGGCGACCGTCAGGAACATGCTCCGGCCGGGCGGGGCACTGGTGCACGTCTCCGACGTGAAAACGGATGTGCGGACGGATGCACGGACGCAGACCCGAACCGCCGACGGTCTTCCGCATCCGGCGCCGCCCCGTACGGCTCTGAAGGAGTTGGTCGGTCGCTACCTGGGGCCGGTACGTCGGGCCGGTCAGGGGGTGCTGCCGCACGGCACGCCCGGCAACGAGGCGGCGGTGTTCGCCCGGGCGGGATTCACCGGTCCGCAGCGGCACGTCGTCCCCGGCGGACAGTCCCTGGAGCGCACGACGGACGACGTCGTCGCGGAGGTCTTCTCGATGTCGTCCTCGGCCCCTCACCTGTTCGGCACCCGCCGGGACGAATTCGAGGCAGACGTACGGCTACTGCTGCGCGAGGTCTCCCCCACGGGCCGCTTCTCCGAACGCCGGCCGGGCACCGAGCTCTCCGTCTGGTGGAGAGACCCTCACTGA
- a CDS encoding glycoside hydrolase family 9 protein, whose amino-acid sequence MNPPRTPRLLVTAAAGLGTLLIAAGLHGLPFGGGAGSPTEVAVRVDQVGYVRGETKRAYVMGPTAALAGARYKVVDAKNAVVTAGRLGAVTGRWNAKYPSVRTVDLSALDTPGTYRIVLAGTAAGRSPAFRIAGARALMTPLVRDNVRFLQAQRDGADVIADGPRHMLRHGPSHLADREATVYAPPEYDEEGTELLDEELTPTGEQVDVSGGWFDAGDFLKFTGTTSYSVAELLLAQRDLPGMTELSAEASHGLAWLDRMWDGDSETLYVQVGIGAGNEAVRTDHDVWRLPEADDRLDVSPGDPDYTIKHRPVFRAAEPGEAISPSLAGRVAAAFALAAQRAADTDPEKARDWLDKAAAVYDLAETEPDPDEPPLTAIPGTFYPEDSWQDDMEFGGAELALAARELGDDRENDWADAAAGWAGNYLDSDVKGTLNVADVSALAHVDLATVLDGSRINGIGAADLYEDLRRQLEDGVARAGHDPFGAGAVYDDFDAVPHTFGLVATARLYAKATGDTRYAAFAGRQRGWALGANPWGTSFVIGAGEVYPHCPEHQLANLAGSHDGTGAILRGAVVNGPNAAAKLEELNSFPTMRKCAAAPPSGAWTDFDGKGSRYLDDVGAWQTVEPSLDFTTTALLAFALTAQSAQATQAVDQ is encoded by the coding sequence ATGAACCCTCCGCGCACACCCAGGCTGTTGGTCACCGCAGCCGCGGGACTCGGCACCCTGCTCATCGCCGCGGGCCTGCACGGCCTGCCCTTCGGCGGCGGTGCCGGGTCTCCGACCGAGGTGGCGGTGCGGGTCGACCAGGTCGGCTACGTGCGCGGCGAGACGAAGCGGGCCTACGTCATGGGGCCCACGGCGGCACTCGCGGGAGCCCGCTACAAGGTCGTCGACGCCAAGAACGCGGTGGTGACGGCGGGGCGGCTCGGAGCCGTCACCGGCCGCTGGAACGCCAAGTACCCCTCGGTCCGTACCGTCGACCTCTCCGCGCTGGACACCCCCGGCACGTACCGCATCGTCCTGGCCGGGACCGCGGCCGGCCGCTCGCCCGCCTTCCGGATCGCCGGGGCCCGCGCGCTGATGACCCCGCTCGTACGCGACAACGTCCGCTTCCTTCAGGCGCAACGCGACGGCGCCGACGTGATCGCCGACGGCCCCCGGCACATGCTGCGGCACGGGCCCTCCCATCTGGCCGACCGGGAAGCGACCGTCTACGCCCCGCCCGAGTACGACGAGGAGGGCACCGAGCTGCTCGACGAGGAGCTGACCCCGACCGGCGAACAGGTCGACGTCTCGGGCGGCTGGTTCGACGCGGGGGATTTCCTCAAGTTCACCGGCACCACCTCCTATTCGGTCGCCGAACTCCTGCTCGCGCAGCGCGACCTGCCCGGTATGACGGAGCTGTCCGCCGAGGCCTCGCACGGACTGGCCTGGCTGGACAGGATGTGGGACGGGGACAGCGAGACCCTCTACGTACAGGTCGGCATCGGTGCGGGCAACGAGGCCGTACGGACGGATCACGACGTGTGGCGGCTGCCTGAGGCCGACGACCGGCTCGACGTGTCACCCGGTGACCCGGACTACACCATCAAGCACCGGCCGGTCTTCCGCGCGGCCGAGCCGGGCGAGGCGATCAGCCCCAGCCTGGCGGGACGGGTGGCCGCCGCCTTCGCCCTCGCCGCCCAGCGCGCGGCCGACACGGATCCGGAGAAGGCCCGGGACTGGCTGGACAAGGCCGCCGCCGTCTACGACCTGGCCGAGACCGAGCCCGACCCCGACGAGCCGCCCCTCACCGCGATCCCGGGCACCTTCTATCCCGAGGACTCCTGGCAGGACGACATGGAGTTCGGCGGCGCCGAACTGGCCCTGGCCGCACGGGAGCTGGGGGACGACCGGGAGAACGACTGGGCCGACGCCGCGGCCGGCTGGGCCGGGAACTACCTGGACTCCGACGTCAAGGGCACCCTCAACGTGGCCGACGTCAGCGCCCTGGCCCACGTGGACCTGGCCACCGTCCTGGACGGCTCCCGGATCAACGGGATCGGGGCCGCGGACCTGTACGAGGATCTGCGCCGCCAGTTGGAGGACGGTGTCGCCCGCGCCGGGCACGACCCGTTCGGCGCAGGCGCCGTCTACGACGACTTCGACGCCGTCCCGCACACCTTCGGCCTTGTGGCCACCGCCCGCCTCTACGCCAAGGCCACCGGGGACACCCGCTACGCGGCTTTCGCCGGCCGGCAGCGGGGGTGGGCCCTCGGCGCCAACCCCTGGGGGACCAGCTTCGTGATCGGCGCGGGTGAGGTCTACCCGCACTGCCCGGAACACCAGTTGGCCAACCTCGCGGGCAGCCATGACGGGACGGGCGCCATCCTGCGGGGCGCCGTGGTCAACGGCCCCAACGCCGCTGCGAAACTGGAGGAGTTGAACAGCTTTCCCACGATGAGGAAATGCGCGGCCGCCCCGCCCTCCGGAGCCTGGACCGACTTCGACGGCAAGGGTTCGCGGTACCTGGACGACGTGGGTGCCTGGCAGACCGTGGAGCCCTCGCTGGACTTCACCACGACGGCACTGCTGGCCTTCGCGCTCACCGCACAGAGCGCGCAGGCCACACAGGCCGTCGACCAATAG
- the cbiE gene encoding precorrin-6y C5,15-methyltransferase (decarboxylating) subunit CbiE, whose protein sequence is MTPARSGPPPAVTVVGIGADGWEGLPGPSRAALLEAEVLIGGARQLDLLPPECAGERITWPSPLRPAVPGLLAAHAGRRIAVLASGDPMFYGIGRALTEHLGGELRVLPHPSSVSHAAARLGWPLEDVEAVTLVGRPTARLAAALHDGRRLLVLSADATTPAEVAALLRDRGFGPSRMRVLEQLGGAKERTTGEATADDWAHPPGDPLNIVAVECRRAPDALRLGAVPGLPDEAYEHDGQLTKRHIRAATLGALAPAPGELLWDIGGGSGSIAVEWMRTHPSCRAVTVERVPVRAERIVRNADRLGVPGLRVVTGAAPAVLAELPPPDAVFIGGGLTAPGLLDACWEALPVGGRLVANTVTLESEALLADAYRRHGGELVRLAVAHAVPVGGFTGWRQAMPVTQWAVQKTVNPLPGADR, encoded by the coding sequence GTGACCCCCGCCCGCTCCGGACCGCCGCCCGCCGTCACCGTCGTCGGGATCGGGGCCGACGGCTGGGAAGGCCTGCCAGGACCCTCCCGCGCGGCGCTTCTCGAAGCCGAGGTCCTGATCGGGGGAGCACGCCAGCTGGACCTGCTGCCGCCGGAGTGCGCCGGAGAACGGATCACCTGGCCCTCGCCCCTGCGCCCCGCCGTCCCCGGCCTCCTCGCGGCGCACGCCGGCCGCCGGATCGCCGTACTGGCCAGCGGCGACCCGATGTTCTACGGCATCGGACGCGCCCTCACCGAACACCTCGGCGGCGAACTGCGCGTCCTGCCGCACCCCTCCTCCGTCTCCCACGCCGCCGCGCGCCTCGGCTGGCCCCTGGAGGACGTCGAGGCCGTCACCCTCGTCGGCCGGCCCACCGCCCGCCTCGCCGCCGCCCTGCACGACGGCCGACGGCTCCTCGTGCTCAGCGCGGACGCCACCACCCCCGCCGAGGTCGCCGCCCTCCTGCGCGACCGCGGCTTCGGCCCCAGCCGGATGCGGGTGCTGGAACAACTCGGCGGCGCGAAGGAACGTACGACCGGGGAGGCCACCGCCGACGACTGGGCGCATCCGCCCGGCGACCCCCTCAATATCGTCGCCGTCGAATGCCGCCGCGCCCCGGACGCCCTGCGGCTCGGCGCCGTACCGGGGCTGCCGGACGAGGCGTACGAGCACGACGGACAGCTCACCAAGCGGCACATCCGCGCCGCCACGCTCGGCGCGCTCGCCCCCGCCCCCGGCGAACTGCTGTGGGACATCGGCGGCGGCTCGGGTTCGATCGCCGTCGAGTGGATGCGTACGCACCCCTCGTGCCGGGCGGTCACCGTCGAGCGCGTCCCCGTGCGGGCCGAGCGCATCGTCCGCAACGCCGACCGGCTCGGCGTGCCCGGACTGCGGGTCGTCACCGGCGCCGCGCCCGCCGTCCTGGCCGAACTCCCGCCGCCCGACGCCGTGTTCATCGGCGGCGGGCTCACCGCGCCCGGACTCCTCGACGCGTGCTGGGAGGCACTGCCCGTCGGCGGACGGCTGGTCGCCAACACCGTGACCCTGGAGTCCGAGGCACTGCTCGCCGACGCATACCGGCGCCACGGCGGGGAGTTGGTGCGGCTCGCGGTGGCGCACGCCGTGCCGGTGGGCGGTTTCACCGGGTGGCGGCAGGCGATGCCGGTCACCCAGTGGGCCGTACAGAAGACCGTCAACCCCCTTCCAGGAGCAGACAGATGA
- a CDS encoding enoyl-CoA hydratase/isomerase family protein: MSWTIERRGRVAVVTMTTNPVNAQNRAFFADLHDAFDRLERDHAESPVVLTGTGARFSAGLDLGEHFPLFAGAPEAVASWFQDYRATNMRLFTYPRPTVAAVNGHAFAGGLITAAACDHRVAVAEGARFGLNEVPIGIPMPAVYVRILAHAWGDPVASRACRRGEIFTPDQAHALGMVHELAPAEELLDRAVAVAEETPEDCAEQYAFTKRACQAVTLRDIAELAAPLDTELPGLITNERARHAHRRYWQRLKGRPAPW, translated from the coding sequence ATGAGCTGGACCATCGAGCGGCGTGGCCGTGTTGCCGTCGTGACGATGACGACCAACCCGGTCAACGCGCAGAACCGCGCCTTCTTCGCCGACCTGCACGACGCGTTCGACCGGCTCGAACGTGATCACGCGGAGTCCCCCGTCGTACTGACCGGCACCGGCGCCCGTTTCTCCGCCGGCCTCGATCTGGGCGAGCACTTCCCGCTCTTCGCCGGCGCTCCGGAAGCCGTCGCGTCCTGGTTCCAGGACTACCGGGCCACGAACATGCGGCTGTTCACCTACCCGCGCCCCACGGTCGCCGCGGTCAACGGCCACGCCTTCGCCGGCGGACTGATCACCGCCGCCGCCTGCGACCACCGGGTGGCGGTGGCCGAGGGGGCCCGCTTCGGACTCAACGAGGTGCCGATCGGCATCCCCATGCCCGCGGTGTACGTACGCATCCTCGCCCACGCCTGGGGCGATCCCGTCGCGTCCCGCGCCTGCCGGCGCGGGGAGATCTTCACCCCGGACCAGGCGCACGCCCTGGGCATGGTGCACGAGTTGGCGCCGGCCGAGGAGTTGCTGGACCGGGCCGTCGCCGTCGCCGAGGAGACGCCCGAGGACTGCGCCGAGCAGTACGCGTTCACGAAGCGGGCCTGCCAGGCCGTCACCCTGCGCGACATCGCCGAACTCGCCGCCCCGCTCGACACCGAGCTGCCCGGCCTCATCACGAACGAGCGCGCCCGGCACGCCCACCGCCGGTACTGGCAGCGGCTCAAGGGGCGCCCGGCACCGTGGTGA
- a CDS encoding response regulator transcription factor translates to MRVLVLEDDPDLGPVVAARLRGAGFAVDLARTLAEADLKLSVNSYDCVVADRSVPDGDSLTLLAEHRRTGSALPFLLLTALDTVSDRVAGFEHGADDYLVKPFAFAELVVRVRALCRREQPARLPVLRAGDLEVDLPRRRVSRAGVLLSLSAKEFSVLEVLMLRAGEVVTRTELIERCWDEAGEPMSNVVDVLIGQLRRRLGPPDPIGTVRGVGYRLGGADQNPAAGARP, encoded by the coding sequence ATGCGCGTACTGGTCTTGGAGGACGATCCCGATCTGGGGCCCGTCGTCGCAGCCCGACTTCGTGGCGCGGGGTTCGCGGTGGACCTCGCGCGGACGCTGGCCGAGGCGGATCTCAAGCTCTCGGTCAACAGCTACGACTGTGTCGTGGCCGACCGCTCGGTGCCGGACGGCGACTCGCTCACCCTGCTCGCCGAACACCGGCGGACGGGATCGGCCCTGCCCTTTCTGCTGCTGACGGCGCTGGACACGGTGAGCGACCGCGTGGCCGGCTTCGAACACGGGGCGGACGACTACCTGGTCAAGCCCTTCGCCTTCGCCGAACTGGTCGTACGGGTGCGGGCGCTGTGCCGCAGGGAGCAGCCCGCGCGGCTGCCGGTCCTGCGGGCGGGTGACCTGGAGGTCGACCTGCCGCGGCGCCGCGTGTCCAGGGCAGGGGTACTGCTGAGCCTGTCGGCCAAGGAGTTCTCGGTGCTGGAGGTGCTGATGCTGCGCGCCGGCGAGGTGGTGACACGCACCGAGCTGATCGAGCGCTGCTGGGACGAGGCGGGCGAGCCGATGTCCAACGTGGTGGACGTCCTGATCGGCCAGCTGCGACGGCGGCTCGGGCCGCCGGACCCGATCGGGACGGTGCGCGGTGTCGGCTACCGGCTGGGCGGCGCCGACCAGAACCCGGCCGCCGGGGCGCGGCCATGA
- a CDS encoding sensor histidine kinase, with the protein MIRLRRPAVVPSKSPAAAGPAMSPAVARLRRTRRTMTLLFASTTAACLVVLATVAVRIDSDSRRSGLDHEVGSRAVGLSRAVWFDEGALHLEPLREDELARSAEVLAVLQTAPGESPSVWNVVPARSALPEEDWLDHVWRSVLEEQETVVLSAPSEKGGRLRWAAAPVWDGDRIGAAVLVGTALARSEHDHDLLVRWLALGCTALVCCAAAVGHLLSGRAMRPALLGLGQQEQFLAEAAHELRTPLATLRLVVERDGSSAETLRLVDRLSRLVTGLLTRARTEAGTQRVELVPLRLDQLVETTVEELPDHEYVTVSSEPVVVLGDPDLLAQAVRNLVENAQRHGGPAGSPVEVTVTPGLVTVRDHGSGVPPADRERVFARGVTGGSGAASGATAVSGAAAVSGPSAVSGAAAAPEAGTGAGLAIVRWVAELHHGSARLTGAPGGGLLAELRLPGHPAARTPSSSSHESSGTVGA; encoded by the coding sequence ATGATCCGCCTCCGTCGCCCGGCGGTCGTGCCCTCCAAGTCACCCGCGGCAGCCGGGCCCGCCATGTCGCCGGCCGTCGCCCGGCTGCGGCGCACCCGTCGGACGATGACGCTCCTGTTCGCCTCGACGACCGCGGCCTGTCTTGTCGTACTCGCCACGGTCGCCGTCCGCATCGATTCCGATTCCCGTCGGTCGGGCCTCGACCACGAGGTCGGCAGCCGTGCCGTCGGCCTGTCCCGGGCGGTCTGGTTCGACGAGGGGGCACTGCACCTGGAACCGCTGCGTGAGGACGAACTCGCCCGGAGCGCCGAGGTGTTGGCGGTCCTGCAGACGGCTCCGGGAGAGTCGCCGTCGGTGTGGAACGTCGTTCCCGCCCGTTCGGCACTGCCCGAGGAGGACTGGCTCGACCATGTCTGGCGGAGCGTCCTGGAGGAGCAGGAGACCGTCGTCCTCAGCGCCCCCTCCGAGAAGGGCGGGCGGCTGAGGTGGGCGGCGGCTCCCGTCTGGGACGGCGACCGGATCGGTGCGGCCGTGCTGGTCGGTACGGCACTGGCGCGCAGCGAACACGATCACGACCTCCTCGTCCGCTGGCTGGCACTCGGCTGCACGGCCCTGGTCTGCTGTGCGGCGGCCGTCGGGCACCTGTTGTCCGGCCGGGCCATGCGTCCCGCTCTGCTCGGGCTGGGGCAGCAGGAGCAGTTCCTGGCCGAGGCCGCGCACGAGCTGCGTACACCGCTGGCGACACTCCGGCTCGTGGTGGAGCGGGACGGTTCATCCGCCGAGACCCTGCGGCTGGTGGACCGGCTGAGCCGACTGGTCACCGGGCTGCTGACCAGGGCCCGCACGGAGGCCGGCACCCAGCGGGTCGAACTGGTGCCCCTGCGCCTCGACCAGCTGGTGGAGACCACGGTCGAGGAGTTGCCGGACCACGAGTACGTCACGGTGAGCTCCGAGCCGGTGGTGGTGCTCGGGGATCCCGACCTGCTGGCCCAGGCCGTACGGAACCTGGTGGAGAACGCCCAACGGCACGGCGGCCCGGCCGGCTCGCCCGTGGAGGTCACGGTCACACCCGGCCTCGTCACGGTCCGGGACCACGGATCGGGCGTACCGCCCGCGGACCGGGAGCGGGTGTTCGCCCGGGGGGTCACGGGGGGATCCGGAGCGGCCTCGGGGGCGACGGCCGTCTCTGGGGCAGCAGCCGTCTCGGGTCCCTCTGCCGTCTCTGGGGCAGCAGCAGCCCCGGAAGCGGGGACAGGCGCGGGGCTCGCCATCGTCCGCTGGGTCGCCGAGTTGCACCACGGCAGCGCCCGCCTCACGGGCGCTCCCGGCGGGGGCCTGCTCGCCGAGCTGCGGCTGCCGGGGCACCCCGCAGCCCGGACGCCCTCATCGTCATCTCATGAAAGCTCCGGCACCGTAGGCGCATGA